The Microbacterium horticulturae genome has a window encoding:
- a CDS encoding DUF2264 domain-containing protein — translation MSVTPTDWTRDEWLAYADRLLAGARRWASPTGARITPPGAEGGYGHDVDGLEGFARTFLLAGFRIAGARGEGVDDLVSFYSRGIAAGVDPSNSERWVRMDEHAQAKVEAASIALILDMTRPWIWERLDATTQQRVIDYLAPVIGDDTYPPTNWLWFRVVVQTFLRSVGGPWSAADIAADLALHDSLQRADGWISDGPEQSYDQYVGWALHLYPVLWSRMQGAADLADGRTARDLAALDRYLVDATALIGADGSPLVQGRSLIYRFAAAAPFWAGVLAEVPSTSAGMLRHAAKSIVTHFADHGVPCDDDLLTIGWHREWRRLAQGYSGPGSPYWAVKGLLGIALPADHAVWSTPAEPLPVEQGDVLRTIAAPGWIVSGTSADGIVRVVNHGTDHATPGTLVGDSPIYARLGYSTATAPLHDGRAWREPLEQSAVLVDVTGRATHRAAVELLGVRCDEGVAVAASTSPIHWIDPDVHQVHHGSGITGAVTVAGRMTVCSVVRGPWELRLVRVDELAVPADTVRLRIGGWAPAGGGLVPETSDGGATVRRGTLTSSIAAVGMAASARVETRRDASPLGDVAAVPVIETDVAPGVWRAALVALDGASAASAPLALKLDGIDVAVTWPDAVTTVTRLIDSRPAPDADR, via the coding sequence GTGAGCGTCACGCCCACCGACTGGACCCGCGACGAGTGGCTCGCGTACGCCGACCGGCTGCTCGCCGGCGCGCGTCGCTGGGCGTCTCCGACGGGCGCACGCATCACGCCGCCGGGCGCCGAAGGCGGGTATGGGCACGACGTCGACGGTCTCGAGGGCTTCGCTCGTACGTTCCTGCTCGCAGGTTTCCGCATCGCGGGGGCACGCGGCGAGGGTGTCGACGACCTCGTCTCCTTCTACAGCCGCGGCATCGCGGCCGGCGTCGACCCGTCGAACTCCGAGCGCTGGGTGCGCATGGACGAGCACGCGCAGGCGAAGGTCGAAGCGGCATCCATCGCGCTCATCCTCGACATGACCCGCCCGTGGATCTGGGAGCGCCTCGACGCCACCACCCAGCAGCGGGTCATCGACTACTTGGCTCCTGTCATCGGCGACGACACATACCCGCCGACCAACTGGCTGTGGTTCCGGGTCGTGGTGCAGACCTTCCTGCGGTCGGTCGGCGGTCCGTGGTCTGCCGCCGACATCGCCGCCGACCTCGCGCTGCACGACAGTCTGCAGCGTGCCGACGGCTGGATCTCAGACGGCCCCGAGCAGTCATACGACCAGTACGTCGGCTGGGCGCTGCACCTGTACCCCGTGCTCTGGTCGCGGATGCAGGGCGCCGCCGATCTCGCCGACGGGCGCACCGCGCGCGACCTTGCTGCGCTCGATCGCTACCTGGTCGACGCGACCGCGCTCATCGGCGCCGACGGATCACCCCTTGTGCAGGGGCGCAGCCTCATCTACCGCTTTGCGGCCGCCGCCCCGTTCTGGGCCGGCGTGCTCGCCGAGGTGCCGTCGACGAGTGCCGGGATGCTGCGCCACGCCGCGAAGAGCATCGTCACTCATTTCGCCGACCACGGTGTGCCGTGCGACGACGACCTGCTGACCATCGGGTGGCACCGCGAGTGGCGGCGGCTCGCGCAGGGCTACTCGGGCCCGGGTTCGCCGTACTGGGCGGTCAAGGGCCTGCTCGGCATCGCGCTGCCCGCCGACCATGCGGTGTGGAGCACCCCGGCCGAACCGCTGCCGGTGGAGCAGGGCGACGTGCTGCGCACTATCGCCGCGCCGGGCTGGATCGTCTCGGGCACCTCGGCCGACGGCATCGTCCGCGTCGTCAACCACGGTACAGACCACGCGACGCCGGGAACCCTGGTCGGCGACTCGCCGATCTATGCGCGCCTGGGCTACTCGACGGCCACGGCGCCGCTGCACGACGGGCGCGCCTGGCGCGAGCCGCTGGAGCAGTCGGCGGTGCTTGTCGATGTGACCGGCCGTGCGACGCATCGCGCTGCCGTCGAGCTGCTCGGGGTGCGGTGCGACGAGGGCGTCGCAGTCGCGGCATCCACGTCTCCGATCCACTGGATCGATCCCGACGTCCACCAGGTGCACCACGGGTCGGGCATCACCGGCGCGGTGACCGTCGCTGGCCGCATGACGGTGTGCTCGGTGGTGCGCGGGCCGTGGGAGCTGCGGCTCGTTCGGGTCGACGAGCTCGCCGTCCCCGCCGACACGGTGCGACTGCGCATCGGCGGCTGGGCGCCCGCCGGCGGCGGCCTCGTGCCCGAGACATCCGACGGCGGGGCCACAGTGCGCCGCGGCACGCTGACCAGCAGCATCGCCGCCGTCGGCATGGCGGCGAGCGCCCGCGTCGAGACGCGGCGCGACGCGAGCCCACTCGGTGACGTGGCCGCGGTGCCCGTCATCGAGACGGATGTCGCCCCCGGGGTCTGGCGCGCGGCGCTCGTCGCCCTCGATGGCGCGAGTGCGGCCTCGGCCCCTCTCGCCCTGAAGCTCGACGGCATCGATGTCGCCGTCACCTGGCCCGACGCCGTGACCACCGTCACGCGCCTCATCGACTCCCGACCCGCGCCCGACGCGGATCGGTAG
- a CDS encoding ABC transporter substrate-binding protein → MKRKIALAASVAAVAALSLTACSGGSEPSDDATGPVTITVSGWSLDTTPEFQLLADGFHKANPNITVKLKEYDPSNYNTLVTADLAAGTGPDVITQKEVKYVTTFQEGGQLLDLSDVKLPDGISGTDSYKVDGKLYAVPYRQDAWVLFYNKDLFDKAGVPTPDGSWTWDDYAAAAKELKTKLAAAGSKAYGAYQHTWQSTVQGFANNQSPDGGVLSGKYEYMKPYYERVLDLQKSGAQVTFNTATANQLTYQGEFGKQHAAMMMMGTWFVATLISQQASGDADQFTWGMAPAPQYDASTAGTDKTPVTFGDPTGFGVNANTDGAKQAAAKKFVEYAASEDAAKALAGIGITPALLNDNVVQTYFSTKGAPQDDLSKFAFSTHTVKPENPTSSKTAAIQNILNDMHSAIMSGSEGIDKAISEAQDRVKNEVG, encoded by the coding sequence ATGAAGCGCAAGATCGCCCTTGCGGCATCGGTGGCAGCTGTCGCCGCGCTGTCGCTGACCGCGTGCAGCGGCGGCTCGGAGCCGAGCGATGACGCCACCGGTCCGGTGACCATCACCGTCTCCGGCTGGAGCCTGGACACGACCCCCGAATTCCAGCTGCTCGCCGACGGCTTCCACAAGGCCAACCCGAACATCACGGTCAAGCTCAAGGAATACGACCCGAGCAACTACAACACGCTCGTCACCGCCGACCTCGCCGCCGGTACCGGGCCCGACGTCATCACCCAGAAGGAGGTCAAGTACGTCACGACCTTCCAGGAGGGCGGGCAGCTGCTCGACCTGTCGGACGTGAAGCTGCCCGACGGCATCAGCGGCACCGACTCGTACAAGGTCGACGGCAAGCTCTACGCCGTTCCGTACCGCCAGGACGCGTGGGTGCTCTTCTACAACAAGGACCTCTTCGACAAGGCGGGGGTCCCCACGCCGGACGGGTCGTGGACGTGGGATGACTACGCCGCCGCCGCGAAGGAGCTCAAGACCAAGCTCGCCGCCGCCGGCAGCAAGGCGTACGGTGCCTACCAGCACACCTGGCAGTCGACCGTGCAAGGCTTCGCGAACAACCAGTCGCCTGACGGAGGCGTGCTCAGCGGAAAGTACGAGTACATGAAGCCGTACTACGAGCGGGTCCTCGACCTGCAGAAGTCCGGCGCGCAGGTCACGTTCAACACAGCCACCGCGAACCAGCTCACCTACCAGGGCGAGTTCGGCAAGCAGCACGCCGCGATGATGATGATGGGCACCTGGTTTGTCGCCACCCTCATCTCGCAGCAGGCCTCGGGCGACGCCGACCAGTTCACGTGGGGGATGGCTCCGGCGCCCCAGTACGACGCGTCGACCGCCGGCACCGACAAAACGCCGGTCACGTTCGGCGACCCGACCGGGTTCGGCGTCAACGCGAACACCGACGGCGCCAAGCAGGCGGCGGCGAAGAAGTTCGTGGAGTACGCGGCCAGTGAGGATGCCGCGAAGGCTCTGGCCGGCATCGGGATCACCCCGGCGCTGCTGAACGACAACGTCGTGCAGACGTACTTCTCGACGAAGGGCGCCCCGCAGGACGACCTGTCGAAGTTCGCGTTCTCGACCCACACGGTCAAGCCCGAGAACCCGACATCGTCGAAGACCGCGGCGATCCAGAACATCCTCAACGACATGCACTCCGCGATCATGAGCGGCTCGGAGGGCATCGACAAGGCCATCTCCGAGGCGCAGGACCGCGTCAAGAACGAGGTCGGCTGA
- a CDS encoding carbohydrate ABC transporter permease, translating into MTATATMVTGTPRPSKPNTRMRLRVRNALIGWSFILPNFLGFALLTLVPVIALFYISFTNWNVFGVAHWIGLDNFRRLLGDATFKTAFVNTLYYAVMHIPLTLVVSLGIALLLNTKLRGVAFFRTAAFFPYITSIVAIAMVWNLMFSPDYGPINQILRFIGIAHPPGWLTSPQWAMPAVVVISTWRDMGYYMILFLAGLQTVPRELYEAARMDGANAWQRFVNVTIPCLRPTTFFVTVMLTINSFKIFDLILVMTKGGPGISTMVLSQFIWRKGFEENQFGYASAASVVLFLLCIVVTILQFLWNKRGNRA; encoded by the coding sequence ATGACCGCCACCGCCACGATGGTCACCGGCACACCGCGCCCGTCGAAGCCGAACACGCGCATGCGGCTGCGCGTGCGCAACGCGCTCATCGGCTGGAGCTTCATCCTCCCCAACTTCCTGGGGTTCGCGCTGCTCACGCTCGTCCCCGTGATCGCGCTGTTCTACATCTCGTTCACGAACTGGAACGTGTTCGGCGTCGCGCACTGGATCGGGCTCGACAACTTCCGGCGCCTGCTCGGCGACGCGACGTTCAAGACCGCGTTCGTGAACACTCTCTACTACGCCGTGATGCACATCCCGCTGACCCTGGTGGTCTCGCTGGGCATCGCGCTGCTGCTGAACACCAAGCTCCGCGGTGTCGCGTTCTTCCGCACCGCCGCGTTCTTCCCCTACATCACCTCCATCGTCGCGATCGCGATGGTGTGGAATCTCATGTTCAGCCCCGACTACGGCCCGATCAACCAGATCCTGCGGTTCATCGGCATCGCCCACCCGCCCGGATGGCTCACCTCGCCGCAGTGGGCGATGCCCGCGGTCGTCGTCATCAGCACGTGGCGCGACATGGGCTATTACATGATCCTGTTCCTCGCCGGACTCCAGACGGTCCCGCGCGAACTGTACGAGGCGGCGCGTATGGACGGCGCGAACGCCTGGCAGCGGTTCGTCAACGTCACGATCCCGTGCCTGCGCCCCACGACCTTCTTCGTCACGGTGATGCTGACGATCAACTCGTTCAAGATCTTCGACCTGATCCTGGTCATGACCAAGGGCGGACCCGGGATCTCGACGATGGTGCTCTCGCAGTTCATCTGGCGCAAGGGCTTCGAAGAGAACCAGTTCGGCTATGCCTCGGCGGCCTCGGTGGTGCTCTTCCTGCTGTGCATCGTCGTCACGATCCTGCAATTCCTCTGGAACAAGAGGGGGAACCGCGCATGA